Proteins from a single region of Takifugu rubripes chromosome 4, fTakRub1.2, whole genome shotgun sequence:
- the npy4r gene encoding neuropeptide Y receptor Y4 (The RefSeq protein has 1 substitution compared to this genomic sequence) — MSLSKNKSLSFQTATTPFLFFNTSNSTYSPPREDEVVKHESTQPWLGNRTQLLSDLALFGHSDQCHMSPVLTTFLILWYGVTMILGLLGNIGLICIITRRKEKPNVTSIFICNLSFSDILVCVFCLPFTVIYTIMDHWVFGSLLCRLVPFIQCVSVTVSVLSLVFIALERHQLIVNPAGWKPTITQAYIALILIWILACFTSSPFLAFQLLTNDPYTTYRAPFSYMPTSPHLEACLEHWPSPQHRLIFTTWLLLFQYCGPLLLVLLCYVRVFVRLRHRKDMLDRARAPECQRMAHSRRINIMLVALITAFAVCWLPLTIFNVVSDWDQEALPICNHNLLFSLCHLLAMSSTCINPIIYGFLNSNFRQEVKDVLLHCRCGPVEEECEHFPMSTVHMEVSRTSVLPNCKNNSV, encoded by the exons ATGTCCTTGAGTAAGAACAAAAGCCTCTCTTTTCAAACAGCTACAACTCCATTCCTGTTCTTTAACACATCCAACTCAACCTATTCCCCACCGCGGGAGGACGAAGTAGTAAAACATGAATCGACGCAGCCCTGGCTGGGGAACAGGACCCAGCTTTTGTCAGATCTTGCTCTTTTCGGCCACAGCGACCAGTGTCACATGTCTCCAGTCCTCACAACGTTTCTAATCTTGTGGTACGGCATTACGATGATTCTGGGGCTGCTGGGAAACATCGGCCTTATATGCATCATCACCCGACGCAAAGAAAAGCCTAATGTGACCAGCATTTTCATCTGCAACCTGTCCTTCTCTGACATTTTAGTTTGTGTCTTCTGTCTCCCCTTCACTGTCATTTACACAATCATGGACCATTGGGTGTTTGGCTCTCTCTTGTGCCGACTGGTACCGTTCatccagtgtgtgtctgtgactgTGTCTGTACTATCCTTGGTCTTCATCGCTCTGGAAAGACATCAGCTCATCGTGAACCCAGCTGGGTGGAAACCCACCATTACTCAGGCCTACATCGCGCTCATTCTAATTTGGATTCTGGCGTGCTTCACCTCCTCACCTTTTTTGGCCTTCCAGCTTCTCACAAATGACCCCTACA CAACATACCGTGCCCCCTTTTCTTACATGCCTACTTCTCCACACCTGGAAGCCTGTCTAGAGCACTGGCCTTCCCCACAACACAGGCTCATTTTCACCACATGGCTCTTGCTATTCCAGTACTGTGGCCCGCTTCTGTTGGTTCTGCTCTGTTATGTGCGAGTGTTTGTGCGCCTCAGGCACCGCAAAGACATGCTGGACCGCGCCAGGGCTCCTGAGTGCCAGCGCATGGCCCACAGTCGAAGAATTAACATCATGTTGGTTGCTCTGATAACAGCCTTTGCCGTCTGCTGGCTTCCACTCACCATCTTTAACGTGGTGTCTGACTGGGACCAGGAGGCTCTGCCCATTTGCAACCACAATCTGCTGTTCTCcctctgccacctgctggccatgTCCTCAACGTGCATCAACCCCATTATCTACGGCTTCCTCAACTCAAACTTtcgacaggaagtgaaggacgTGCTCCTGCACTGTCGCTGCGGCCCAGTGGAAGAAGAGTGCGAGCATTTCCCCATGTCCACAGTACACATGGAAGTGTCTCGCACCTCTGTGCTCCCCAACTGCAAGAACAACTCTGTATGA
- the LOC101069593 gene encoding dual specificity protein phosphatase 13-like isoform X1, which yields MTDRKPILDCAIVESRDPPDGEMGNVSDKNPAEDKKCGLGGTEESSRMRKILPIQALEEVLHSAPRSCRHCDEVWPHLYLGDMFMSHNKLGLWQLGVTHVLNAAHGKLCCKGNEDFYGTTVKYYGVPANDLPTFDLSPFFHPAAEFIHRALSSGGKVFVHCAVGVSRSAALVLAYLMIHHHHTLLSSVRCVQQKRWIFPNRGFLKQLITLDQNLQGLKE from the exons ATGACTGACAGAAAACCAATTTTAGATTGTGCCATTGTGGAGAGCCGTGATCCACCAGACGGCGAGATGGGAAATGTCAGCGACAAAAATCCAGCAGAGGATAAAAAATGTGGCCTGGGTGGAACAGAGGAATCAAGCAGGATGAGGAAGATCCTACCAATCCAGGCATTGGAGGAGGTTTTACATTCAGCTCCACGCTCCTGTCGCCACTGCGATGAGGTGTGGCCGCACCTGTATTTGGGTGACAT GTTCATGTCTCACAACAAGCTTGGGCTGTGGCAGCTGGGTGTCACCCATGTCCTGAACGCTGCGCACGGGAAACTCTGCTGTAAGGGGAATGAGGACTTTTATGGGACCACAGTGAAATACTACGGAGTCCCTGCCAATGACCTGcccacctttgacctttcacctttcTTTCACCCTGCTGCTGAGTTCATTCACCGCGCTTTGTCCTCAGGCG GAAAGGTGTTCGTGCACTGTGCTGTGGGTGTGAGTCGCTCAgcggccttggtcctggcctacCTGATGATTCACCATCATCACACTCTCCTGTCCTCTGTGCGCTGCGTACAACAGAAGCGCTGGATTTTTCCCAACAGAGGCTTTTTGAAACAACTTATAACCCTGGACCAAAACCTCCAAGGGTTAAAAGAGTGA
- the LOC101069819 gene encoding sphingomyelin synthase-related protein 1-like, whose amino-acid sequence MLLIVSSCLPLPGCQNHVGRQVARLHFPTNSSSKSCPNSMTANSSGMAASGEAVSGWSCMQVAQWLQEEGFGEYVDLLCTQHRLDGLSLLALTEADLRGPPLGLTVLGDIKRLTIALRRLQRQNQSQLEELGLKLSSIPAGSSMHPVGGGWNFDEAAGRFNGGFCSGSVLRQRRGERCESNSGETLCHSRFNGRCRQHLAGRLDPEVWKTVLSSVYVFLVIGFTSFVMVLVHERVPDMRTYPPLPDIFLDSVPRIPWAFAMAEACGVILCYMFLLILLLHKHRSILFRRLCSLMGTVFLLRCCTMFVTSLSVPGQHLQCASKTYDDTFGKIQRALAIWSGFGMTLAGVQTCGDYMFSGHTVVITMLNFFVTEYTPRSWNLIHTISWVLNLFGIFFILAAHEHYSIDVFIAFYITTRLFLYYHTLANTRAYQQSRRARIWFPMFSFFECNVNGPVPNQYHWPFGKPAFMKTLIG is encoded by the exons ATGTTGCTCATCGTCTCTTCCTGTTTGCCGTTGCCAGGTTGTCAAAATCATGTTGGGCGACAAGTTGCCCGACTTCACTTTCCAACTAACAGCTCCTCCAAGTCCTGTCCAAATTCAATGACAGCGAATTCCAG TGGAATGGCGGCTTCCGGCGAGGCTGTGAGTGGCTGGAGCTGTATGCAGGTGGCACAATGGCTGCAGGAAGAAGGTTTTGGGGAGTATGTGGATTTACTCTGCACTCAACATCGACTGGACGGCCTCAGTCTTCTGGCTCTGACAGAGGCCGACCTGCGTGGACCTCCACTGGGCCtcactgtgctgggagacatcAAGAGGTTGACCATAGCCCTCCGCCGACTCCAGAGACAGAACCAgagccagctggaggagctcggCCTCAAGCTTTCCAGCATCCCTGCTGGGTCCTCAATGCatccggtggggggggggtggaactTTGACGAGGCTGCGGGGAGGTTTAACGGAGGCTTTTGTAGCGGGAGCGTGCTgcgacagaggagaggagagagatgtgAATCCAATTCAGGAGAGACGCTCTGTCACTCACGCTTCAACGGCAGGTGTAGACAGCACCTGGCTGGCCGGTTGGACCCTGAGGTGTGGAAGACAGTCCTCAGCTCTGTATATGTCTTTCTCGTCATTGGTTTTACGTCATTTGTGATGGTCCTCGTGCACGAGCGTGTGCCAGACATGAGAACGTACCCACCGCTGCCTGACATATTTCTGGACAG CGTTCCCAGAATTCCCTGGGCCTTTGCAATGGCTGAAGCCTGCGGCGTTATCCTGTGCTACATGTTCCTACTGATCCTGCTCCTCCACAAACATCG GTCCATTCTGTTCAGGCGATTGTGTTCTTTGATGGGAACCGTGTTCCTGCTCCGTTGTTGCACAATGTTCGTCACCTCCCTCTCCGTGCCTGGTCAGCACCTGCAGTGTGCCAGTAAG actTATGACGACACCTTCGGTAAGATACAGAGGGCACTCGCCATCTGGAGTGGATTTGGGATGACACTGGCAGGGGTCCAAACATGTGGAGACTACATGTTCAGTGGGCACACGGTTGTTATCACGATGCTCAACTTCTTTGTGACCGAAT ATACGCCGCGATCTTGGAATCTGATTCACACCATTTCCTGGGTTTTAAACTTATTTGGAATCTTCTTCATTCTGGCGGCTCACGAGCACTACTCCATCGACGTGTTCATCGCCTTCTACATCACCACTCGCCTCTTCCTCTACTACCACACTTTAGCCAACACGCGCGCTTACCAACAGAGCCGGAGGGCACGCATTTGGTTCCCAATGTTCTCCTTCTTTGAGTGCAACGTGAACGGGCCCGTTCCCAACCAGTATCACTGGCCCTTTGGAAAACCCGCTTTCATGAAAACTCTGATCGGATAG
- the npy4r gene encoding neuropeptide Y receptor type 4 isoform X1, whose amino-acid sequence MSLSKNKSLSFQTATTPFLFFNTSNSTYSPPREDEVVKHESTQPWLGNRTQLLSDLALFGHSDQCHMSPVLTTFLILWYGITMILGLLGNIGLICIITRRKEKPNVTSIFICNLSFSDILVCVFCLPFTVIYTIMDHWVFGSLLCRLVPFIQCVSVTVSVLSLVFIALERHQLIVNPAGWKPTITQAYIALILIWILACFTSSPFLAFQLLTNDPYTNVMPILAQNALHYQTSPQDYLKDSPSHNSYTHKNTSVPPATYRAPFSYMPTSPHLEACLEHWPSPQHRLIFTTWLLLFQYCGPLLLVLLCYVRVFVRLRHRKDMLDRARAPECQRMAHSRRINIMLVALITAFAVCWLPLTIFNVVSDWDQEALPICNHNLLFSLCHLLAMSSTCINPIIYGFLNSNFRQEVKDVLLHCRCGPVEEECEHFPMSTVHMEVSRTSVLPNCKNNSV is encoded by the coding sequence ATGTCCTTGAGTAAGAACAAAAGCCTCTCTTTTCAAACAGCTACAACTCCATTCCTGTTCTTTAACACATCCAACTCAACCTATTCCCCACCGCGGGAGGACGAAGTAGTAAAACATGAATCGACGCAGCCCTGGCTGGGGAACAGGACCCAGCTTTTGTCAGATCTTGCTCTTTTCGGCCACAGCGACCAGTGTCACATGTCTCCAGTCCTCACAACGTTTCTAATCTTGTGGTACGGCATTACGATGATTCTGGGGCTGCTGGGAAACATCGGCCTTATATGCATCATCACCCGACGCAAAGAAAAGCCTAATGTGACCAGCATTTTCATCTGCAACCTGTCCTTCTCTGACATTTTAGTTTGTGTCTTCTGTCTCCCCTTCACTGTCATTTACACAATCATGGACCATTGGGTGTTTGGCTCTCTCTTGTGCCGACTGGTACCGTTCatccagtgtgtgtctgtgactgTGTCTGTACTATCCTTGGTCTTCATCGCTCTGGAAAGACATCAGCTCATCGTGAACCCAGCTGGGTGGAAACCCACCATTACTCAGGCCTACATCGCGCTCATTCTAATTTGGATTCTGGCGTGCTTCACCTCCTCACCTTTTTTGGCCTTCCAGCTTCTCACAAATGACCCCTACACTAATGTAATGCCAATCTTAGCGCAGAATGCACTCCATTACCAAACCTCACCACAAGATTACCTAAAGGACTCCCCATCTCACAATTCCTACACCCATAAAAACACATCGGTGCCCCCAGCAACATACCGTGCCCCCTTTTCTTACATGCCTACTTCTCCACACCTGGAAGCCTGTCTAGAGCACTGGCCTTCCCCACAACACAGGCTCATTTTCACCACATGGCTCTTGCTATTCCAGTACTGTGGCCCGCTTCTGTTGGTTCTGCTCTGTTATGTGCGAGTGTTTGTGCGCCTCAGGCACCGCAAAGACATGCTGGACCGCGCCAGGGCTCCTGAGTGCCAGCGCATGGCCCACAGTCGAAGAATTAACATCATGTTGGTTGCTCTGATAACAGCCTTTGCCGTCTGCTGGCTTCCACTCACCATCTTTAACGTGGTGTCTGACTGGGACCAGGAGGCTCTGCCCATTTGCAACCACAATCTGCTGTTCTCcctctgccacctgctggccatgTCCTCAACGTGCATCAACCCCATTATCTACGGCTTCCTCAACTCAAACTTtcgacaggaagtgaaggacgTGCTCCTGCACTGTCGCTGCGGCCCAGTGGAAGAAGAGTGCGAGCATTTCCCCATGTCCACAGTACACATGGAAGTGTCTCGCACCTCTGTGCTCCCCAACTGCAAGAACAACTCTGTATGA
- the LOC101069593 gene encoding dual specificity protein phosphatase 13-like isoform X2 has protein sequence MRFMSHNKLGLWQLGVTHVLNAAHGKLCCKGNEDFYGTTVKYYGVPANDLPTFDLSPFFHPAAEFIHRALSSGGKVFVHCAVGVSRSAALVLAYLMIHHHHTLLSSVRCVQQKRWIFPNRGFLKQLITLDQNLQGLKE, from the exons ATGAG GTTCATGTCTCACAACAAGCTTGGGCTGTGGCAGCTGGGTGTCACCCATGTCCTGAACGCTGCGCACGGGAAACTCTGCTGTAAGGGGAATGAGGACTTTTATGGGACCACAGTGAAATACTACGGAGTCCCTGCCAATGACCTGcccacctttgacctttcacctttcTTTCACCCTGCTGCTGAGTTCATTCACCGCGCTTTGTCCTCAGGCG GAAAGGTGTTCGTGCACTGTGCTGTGGGTGTGAGTCGCTCAgcggccttggtcctggcctacCTGATGATTCACCATCATCACACTCTCCTGTCCTCTGTGCGCTGCGTACAACAGAAGCGCTGGATTTTTCCCAACAGAGGCTTTTTGAAACAACTTATAACCCTGGACCAAAACCTCCAAGGGTTAAAAGAGTGA